The following is a genomic window from Salinibacterium sp. UTAS2018.
AGTAACGCAGCCGCCAGAGGTGCGACTTCGCGCCAACGCCGAGCACTGGACCGCGTCGCTCTATCTTCGCGATCTCTCGCCTTATCTAACCTGGATGCTCCTTAAGACATCGATCAGTGCCAACGGTGTTACCGGGCTCATGATTCTCACGGGATGGCTCACTGCCGCAGCACTGCTGATCCCCGGGTTCACCGGAGCGGCTCTGGCGCTGTTTCTTGGCCAAATGCAGATGCTCGTGGACTGCAGCGATGGAGAAGTAGCTCGCTGGCGCAACACCCGTTCGCCCGCCGGTGTCTTTCTCGACAAGGTCGGGCACTACAGTACCGAAGCTCTTATCCCGATCGCTCTCGGCATCCGCGCCGCTGGTTGGCCTCTCGATTTCCCCGCAGATTTCGCGTGGACAACAGCCGGCTTTGCGCTCGCCCTCATCATCGTCCTGAACAAAGCGCTCAACGATATGGTGCACGTCGCGCGCGCCAATGCCGGGCTCGACAAGCTCAGCGATCGCAAGGGCGAGGCCGAACCAAGTCACAGCCTCGTCGCTACGCTGCGCCGGGCCGCACGATTCGTTCCGTTCCACCGGCTCTATCACTCGGTTGAACTCACCATGATCGCCTTCGCCACCGCCATCATCGCGCTCTTCGTCCCTGCGATGGCGGCAGAACGCACGGTGCTGCTCATTCTGCTTCCGCTGGCACTCCTCGCACTCGGCGGACACTTCGTGGCCATCATGGCCTCCAAACGCGTCCGCTCATGACCCACCGCGTCGGCATTGTTTCGCTCACTCAGGGCAAGCGCCCCGTCGATCTAGCCCGAGGGCTCGCCTCGCTCGATGCCCAAGAGGGTGTCGAGCTCGACGTGATCGTCGTCGGCAATGGCTGGCAGCCCAGCGGACTTCCGGATGACGTGCGAGGCCTCCACCTCGAAGTCAACCTGGGCATCCCCGCCGGCCGTAATCGCGGCGTCGAGCACGTTCAGGGTGACTGGATTTTCTTCCTCGACGACGACGCCAGCATCCCGTCGCCGACCTTTCTCAGCGACGCGATCGCGATAATGCAGGCTGATCCCAGTATCGGACTCGTGCAGCCGCGGGTCGAAGACGCCGAGGGCAAAGAGAACCCGCGACGGTGGATTCCGCGCATTCGCAAAGGCGACCCCGCACACTCCAGCGACGTTTTTTCAGCGTGGGAGGGTGCCGTGCTCATGCCCCGTGCGCTCTTCGACCAAATCGGTGGCTGGGGCGACCCGTACTTCTATGCCCACGAAGGCATAGAGCTCGCGTGGCGCGTCTGGGGAGCCGGCAAGCGGGCATGGTACGCCGGAAACCTTGTGGCGAATCATCCGGCCATCGACCCGGCCCGTCACAGTTACTACTACCGCCTCAACGCTCGCAATCGCGTGTGGCTCGCTAAGCGCAACCTGCCCGTGTTGCTCGTTCCCGTCTATGTGGCCAGCTGGACTGCAGTTCAGTTGCTGCGCGCCGCAAGGAATCCCGTGGGCATGCGTGCCTGGTGGGGTGGCTGGATTGCTGGTTGGCGTGAAAACCCCGGTGGGCGCCGCAGTATGGGGTGGGCAACAGTGGGGCGGATGGCGCGTGCCGGTCGCCCTCCCGTGATCTAGCCGCCGCCACTCGCCAACGCACAAACGCGGCACTTCACCGAAGTGAAGCACCGCGCTTTGTTAGTTCAGGCTCTAGTAGCGAGGCTTGCGCTTGGGACGATCGTCGTAGCTGCCGCCGCTTTCGCGACCGCCGCCGCTGCTGTCACTGTCTCGGTTGTTGTAACCGCGCGATGCTTCACGTTCGCGGTTGGCGCGGGCGCCACCTTCGAATGAGCGGTCACGGCTCGGGTACTTGTCGCCAGCGGAACGTGCTCCGCCGCCGTTGGCCTTGCGGTCCGGTGCGATCTCAATCAGCTTGCCGCTGATGCGAGTGTCACGCAGACGCTCGAGCACATCTTTCGACATGTCGGCAGGCAACTCGACGAGCGAGAAGTCCGGGCGAATCTGAATGTGGCCGAAGTCGTCACGGCTGAGTCCACCTTCGTTGGCTAGTGCGCCAACAATCTGGCGGGGCTCAACGCG
Proteins encoded in this region:
- a CDS encoding CDP-alcohol phosphatidyltransferase family protein, with product MSPHTPSQPTARPTSIAQLREVTQPPEVRLRANAEHWTASLYLRDLSPYLTWMLLKTSISANGVTGLMILTGWLTAAALLIPGFTGAALALFLGQMQMLVDCSDGEVARWRNTRSPAGVFLDKVGHYSTEALIPIALGIRAAGWPLDFPADFAWTTAGFALALIIVLNKALNDMVHVARANAGLDKLSDRKGEAEPSHSLVATLRRAARFVPFHRLYHSVELTMIAFATAIIALFVPAMAAERTVLLILLPLALLALGGHFVAIMASKRVRS
- a CDS encoding glycosyltransferase family 2 protein, giving the protein MTHRVGIVSLTQGKRPVDLARGLASLDAQEGVELDVIVVGNGWQPSGLPDDVRGLHLEVNLGIPAGRNRGVEHVQGDWIFFLDDDASIPSPTFLSDAIAIMQADPSIGLVQPRVEDAEGKENPRRWIPRIRKGDPAHSSDVFSAWEGAVLMPRALFDQIGGWGDPYFYAHEGIELAWRVWGAGKRAWYAGNLVANHPAIDPARHSYYYRLNARNRVWLAKRNLPVLLVPVYVASWTAVQLLRAARNPVGMRAWWGGWIAGWRENPGGRRSMGWATVGRMARAGRPPVI